A genomic region of Rhodococcus sp. B50 contains the following coding sequences:
- a CDS encoding cytochrome P450: MFNDFDFEDPEFNERFEDVLNEMAAKCPVAHSKTGHGYKVINTYKDVKKAAQDWRTFSSAKGYMVNRPDGSPVILPEESDPPYHDKWRKALNPFFSPTAVAEFEDQIRTIANELIDKFADKGRCNFVSDFSAHLPGMVFFRCLMGVPESDLPELFEGIDKGTFGPIEERPQYFMKVNDYLAAYLEQRTKEEPRGDVVDVVNAGVDREDGTPAPWEDKVAIVLDLVFGGLATTTHAMTAAVNYLAQHDDVRKELHDNPDLVPQAVEEFVRLFAPVVAPARYVTQDTTLGDLELRAGDWIALNYAAVSRDPELVENPAVLDIHRKGTVHSAFGIGPHRCLGSHLARLELKVTLEEFLRRIPDFHLTEGTSAKTETSQLRTTTSLELTFGTATKG, encoded by the coding sequence ATGTTCAACGACTTCGACTTCGAAGATCCCGAGTTCAACGAGCGTTTCGAGGACGTGCTGAACGAGATGGCCGCGAAGTGCCCGGTTGCGCACAGCAAGACCGGACATGGATACAAGGTCATCAACACCTACAAGGATGTGAAGAAAGCCGCTCAGGACTGGCGCACATTCAGCTCGGCCAAAGGTTACATGGTCAATCGCCCCGACGGCTCCCCCGTCATCCTCCCGGAGGAATCCGACCCGCCGTACCACGACAAGTGGCGCAAGGCCCTGAACCCCTTCTTCTCGCCCACAGCCGTCGCCGAGTTCGAAGATCAGATTCGCACGATCGCAAACGAATTGATCGACAAGTTCGCCGACAAAGGCCGTTGCAACTTCGTTTCCGATTTCTCGGCGCATCTGCCCGGAATGGTGTTCTTCCGCTGCCTGATGGGGGTGCCCGAATCCGACCTCCCCGAACTGTTCGAGGGCATCGACAAAGGTACCTTCGGGCCGATCGAGGAACGTCCTCAGTACTTCATGAAGGTAAACGACTATCTGGCAGCATATCTGGAGCAGCGCACCAAGGAAGAGCCGCGGGGTGATGTCGTCGACGTCGTCAATGCGGGTGTCGACCGCGAGGACGGAACGCCCGCACCGTGGGAGGACAAGGTAGCCATTGTCCTGGACCTGGTCTTCGGGGGCCTGGCGACGACCACTCATGCCATGACTGCCGCGGTGAATTACCTTGCCCAACACGACGATGTGCGGAAGGAGTTGCACGACAATCCCGATCTTGTCCCACAGGCCGTCGAAGAATTCGTGCGTCTGTTTGCGCCTGTCGTCGCGCCGGCTCGGTATGTCACCCAGGACACCACGCTGGGAGATCTCGAGTTGCGCGCCGGCGACTGGATCGCACTCAACTACGCAGCGGTATCGCGAGATCCCGAACTGGTGGAAAATCCCGCTGTTCTCGACATCCACCGCAAGGGAACCGTCCATTCGGCATTCGGCATCGGCCCCCATCGTTGCCTCGGCTCACACCTTGCACGCCTCGAGCTCAAGGTAACGCTCGAGGAGTTCCTCCGCCGTATACCCGACTTCCATCTCACCGAAGGAACGTCGGCAAAGACGGAAACCAGCCAGTTGAGGACGACGACCTCGCTGGAACTCACATTCGGTACCGCCACGAAGGGATGA
- a CDS encoding SDR family NAD(P)-dependent oxidoreductase translates to MKLEGKVAFVTGAAHGQGASHARYLANEGARIVAVDICEDIKPIYPLGTREELDGTVASINDAGGEAIAVQADVRSSPEMKAAVDVAVKAFGTVDILCNNAGVCIVEAVDEISDESLDAVIDVNLKGVFNTVRHIAPIMKAQRSGKIINTASAGGLKALPMVSHYAAAKGGVVMATKSWANELSEWGINVNGIAPGTIYTGMITGIAGQLGQDPGEAFEQFNANNMFKGERGHVTVDDISTMVVYLASDDARMITGQVIPVDAGWVAS, encoded by the coding sequence ATGAAACTCGAAGGTAAAGTGGCGTTTGTGACCGGTGCTGCGCACGGGCAGGGCGCCTCACACGCACGCTACCTGGCGAACGAGGGCGCCCGCATCGTTGCGGTCGACATCTGTGAGGACATCAAGCCGATCTACCCACTGGGTACCCGAGAAGAGCTGGACGGCACCGTGGCATCGATCAACGACGCCGGTGGTGAAGCCATTGCAGTCCAGGCTGATGTTCGTTCGTCGCCGGAGATGAAGGCGGCCGTCGACGTTGCGGTCAAGGCCTTCGGTACCGTCGACATCCTGTGCAACAACGCAGGCGTATGTATCGTCGAGGCGGTCGACGAGATTTCCGATGAAAGCCTCGATGCGGTGATCGATGTCAACCTGAAGGGAGTCTTCAATACCGTGCGGCACATTGCGCCGATCATGAAGGCTCAACGGTCGGGAAAGATCATCAACACCGCCTCTGCGGGCGGTCTCAAAGCCCTACCGATGGTCTCGCACTACGCGGCAGCAAAAGGCGGCGTGGTGATGGCGACGAAGAGTTGGGCGAACGAACTGTCGGAGTGGGGAATCAACGTCAACGGCATCGCTCCCGGAACGATCTACACCGGAATGATCACCGGAATCGCCGGGCAACTGGGGCAGGATCCCGGCGAAGCATTCGAGCAGTTCAATGCGAACAACATGTTCAAGGGCGAGCGCGGCCACGTCACTGTCGATGACATCTCCACAATGGTGGTTTACCTAGCGAGTGACGACGCACGGATGATCACAGGTCAGGTCATCCCGGTGGACGCCGGCTGGGTCGCATCATAA
- a CDS encoding amidohydrolase family protein produces the protein MIIDAHTHMWPDAVARKALAGSVPDLERRGDGTQDGLKKSMKDAGVDRSVCLAVANDGGSVDKANKFSASLDPDHFIGFGSVHPDLTPEENIESLRRHGLKGAKIHPFFQRYALDDRRLAPLLDAMQGEFAVIIHVGSISTASSEGVCSPTMLADLARNFPKLDVIACHFGGYRQFEAAAETVVGLPVYLDTSWPPSVAELNPVEVRKVIEKHGPERVVFASDWPMADQAREIRAVRELGLADDDVEQILGLNLARLLDISV, from the coding sequence ATGATCATCGACGCACATACGCACATGTGGCCCGACGCCGTCGCGAGGAAGGCACTCGCCGGCTCGGTGCCGGATCTCGAGCGCCGCGGCGACGGGACCCAGGACGGTTTGAAGAAGTCCATGAAGGACGCGGGAGTGGACCGCTCCGTATGCCTTGCGGTGGCCAACGACGGCGGCTCGGTCGACAAGGCCAACAAATTCTCGGCTTCCCTCGACCCCGATCATTTCATTGGTTTCGGCTCGGTCCACCCTGATTTGACGCCGGAAGAGAACATCGAGAGCCTGCGCCGACACGGGTTGAAGGGCGCGAAGATTCACCCGTTCTTCCAGCGCTATGCGTTGGACGACCGACGGCTCGCGCCACTGCTGGACGCGATGCAGGGCGAGTTCGCTGTCATCATCCATGTCGGTTCGATCAGCACAGCGAGCTCCGAAGGGGTGTGTAGCCCGACCATGCTTGCGGATCTGGCTCGCAACTTCCCGAAGCTTGACGTCATCGCATGCCATTTCGGCGGATACCGGCAGTTCGAGGCCGCCGCCGAGACGGTGGTGGGTCTTCCCGTTTACCTGGACACCTCGTGGCCCCCGAGCGTGGCCGAGCTCAACCCTGTGGAAGTACGCAAAGTGATCGAGAAGCACGGCCCGGAACGTGTTGTCTTCGCGTCCGACTGGCCGATGGCCGATCAGGCGCGTGAGATCAGGGCGGTTCGTGAACTCGGACTTGCCGATGATGATGTGGAGCAGATCCTCGGACTCAATCTGGCACGACTGCTCGACATTTCGGTCTGA
- a CDS encoding Zn-ribbon domain-containing OB-fold protein, with protein sequence MMDMHLERPLPSPSELTAPYWAAAREHRLVRPVCDNCTRSFFTPQLICPHCLAEQWSYQASSGRGTVYSSTVVHRSPSPALPAPYEIAIVDMDEGWQLLTNILHEGDRPTPIGTRVEVTWVEIDDKWTFPAFRAIDTKD encoded by the coding sequence ATGATGGACATGCACCTCGAGCGCCCTCTGCCGTCCCCCAGTGAACTGACAGCACCCTACTGGGCTGCCGCCCGCGAGCACCGACTGGTTCGTCCCGTCTGTGACAACTGCACGCGAAGCTTTTTCACCCCGCAGTTGATCTGCCCGCATTGCCTCGCAGAGCAGTGGAGCTACCAGGCCAGCTCGGGTCGCGGAACGGTGTACAGCAGCACCGTGGTTCATCGTTCGCCCTCGCCGGCACTGCCGGCCCCCTACGAAATCGCGATCGTCGACATGGACGAGGGCTGGCAACTGCTGACGAACATCCTTCACGAAGGAGACCGGCCGACTCCGATCGGAACTCGTGTCGAAGTGACGTGGGTCGAGATCGACGACAAGTGGACGTTCCCCGCATTTCGAGCTATCGATACAAAGGACTGA
- a CDS encoding SDR family NAD(P)-dependent oxidoreductase, which produces MDLRLAGKVAIVTGASRGLGRAAAEALLDEGASVLLVARSKEPLDELHNRYPDRTAVRPCDMRDMNAVAELADAAVEAFGRLDIVVNNAGIAPAGRFDEQPQEQWDEVFDVNVRAPAVLTRAAARHLLPQKSGKIINVASTSGIKGKPTLVAYSSSKGAVLQFTKALAGEWAKKGVQVNAIAPGAFTTDAQAAVTESPDVLAKRLRKIPAGRMGSPAEFGPLVAYLASPLSDFVTGSVAVIDGGEVSRL; this is translated from the coding sequence ATGGATCTGCGACTGGCAGGGAAGGTTGCGATTGTCACGGGCGCAAGTCGTGGTCTCGGGAGGGCTGCGGCAGAGGCGCTGCTCGACGAGGGGGCCTCGGTGCTCCTTGTGGCACGGTCGAAAGAGCCGCTGGACGAGCTGCACAACCGCTACCCCGACCGAACAGCGGTGCGGCCGTGCGACATGCGTGACATGAATGCGGTTGCGGAGCTCGCAGATGCAGCGGTCGAAGCCTTCGGTCGACTCGACATCGTCGTCAACAATGCCGGGATCGCGCCTGCCGGCCGATTCGACGAACAGCCGCAGGAGCAGTGGGACGAGGTGTTCGACGTGAATGTGCGTGCACCTGCTGTGCTGACTCGAGCTGCAGCGCGACACCTTCTTCCTCAGAAGTCGGGCAAGATCATCAATGTGGCCAGCACGTCGGGTATCAAGGGAAAGCCGACCTTGGTCGCGTATTCGTCGTCCAAGGGCGCGGTGCTGCAGTTCACGAAGGCGCTTGCCGGTGAATGGGCCAAGAAGGGTGTTCAGGTCAACGCCATTGCACCTGGTGCTTTCACGACCGACGCGCAGGCCGCGGTCACCGAATCCCCCGATGTGCTTGCCAAGCGGCTTCGGAAGATTCCCGCCGGTCGCATGGGTAGTCCGGCCGAGTTTGGTCCGCTTGTCGCATACCTCGCGTCGCCTTTGTCCGATTTTGTTACCGGTTCGGTTGCCGTCATCGACGGTGGCGAAGTCAGCCGACTCTGA
- a CDS encoding ferredoxin, translated as MKLTIDSGLCSGHGRCYSIAPDVYEPDDEGFADHRDVAREVLPGHEASAREGAQSCPEGAIEISED; from the coding sequence ATGAAACTGACGATCGACAGTGGGCTGTGCAGCGGCCACGGACGCTGCTATTCCATCGCGCCCGACGTGTACGAACCGGATGACGAAGGCTTCGCCGATCATCGGGACGTCGCCCGTGAGGTGCTACCCGGACACGAAGCTTCTGCCCGTGAAGGCGCGCAGAGTTGCCCGGAAGGGGCCATCGAGATATCCGAGGACTGA
- a CDS encoding thiolase family protein has protein sequence MTASHPFHDIAVVGVGMTEQARSLEMNSLTASVRAAKAALADAGIDKTEVDGICARWPGPGGTVFQPGSADWAGLLGIPVRWIGDTYPQGVPAVLDAAAAIATGQCHTVLITGGQAGVMNAEAGRVASYTRPANEFVEPFGSFTTAQFALVAQRYLHAYPHAREAMAHAAATIRNTGSRNPDAVMAGRGPYTAEDILAAPKVVDPFTRLEVCLANEGAAALVVTSMERARDLPSTPVRILGGGSEWMRQQYVDPPRYDDAWMIGADASARAYATAGLEPHDLDFVQLYDVNSAEVLRQYEALGFCKQGDGGAFALDTGIGIDGGLPTCTDGGVMSFSHIGWGAPTLKIIEAVRQIRGVSGDRQVAGARTGLVAGAGSGAQYYNVLVLGAAD, from the coding sequence ATGACCGCGTCGCACCCGTTCCACGACATCGCAGTCGTGGGTGTCGGTATGACCGAACAGGCGCGCAGCCTCGAGATGAACTCGTTGACCGCGAGTGTGCGCGCCGCGAAGGCTGCCCTCGCCGATGCCGGCATCGACAAGACCGAGGTCGACGGCATCTGCGCCCGCTGGCCGGGACCCGGAGGCACCGTCTTCCAGCCCGGGTCGGCGGACTGGGCGGGGCTACTGGGCATCCCTGTCCGCTGGATCGGCGACACCTACCCACAGGGTGTGCCCGCGGTTCTCGACGCTGCCGCGGCGATCGCCACCGGACAGTGCCACACCGTCCTGATCACTGGCGGTCAGGCCGGCGTGATGAACGCCGAAGCCGGACGCGTTGCGTCCTACACCCGCCCTGCGAACGAATTCGTCGAACCCTTCGGATCGTTCACCACAGCTCAGTTCGCTCTCGTCGCGCAACGCTACCTACACGCATACCCGCACGCACGCGAGGCGATGGCGCACGCGGCCGCGACTATCCGCAATACAGGATCCCGAAATCCGGATGCCGTCATGGCCGGCCGTGGACCGTACACGGCAGAAGATATCCTCGCCGCCCCGAAGGTCGTCGATCCGTTCACCAGGCTGGAGGTGTGCCTGGCCAACGAAGGTGCTGCCGCCCTGGTCGTCACGTCCATGGAGCGTGCCCGCGACCTTCCCTCCACGCCGGTGCGGATCCTCGGCGGTGGCTCCGAGTGGATGCGTCAACAGTACGTCGATCCCCCACGATACGACGACGCGTGGATGATCGGTGCCGATGCCTCCGCGCGTGCCTACGCGACCGCCGGCCTCGAACCCCACGATCTGGACTTCGTCCAGCTCTACGACGTCAACTCCGCCGAGGTACTCAGACAGTACGAGGCCCTCGGGTTCTGCAAACAGGGCGACGGCGGAGCGTTTGCGCTCGACACCGGTATCGGAATCGACGGGGGTCTTCCGACCTGCACCGACGGCGGGGTCATGTCGTTCAGCCATATCGGTTGGGGCGCGCCGACCTTGAAGATCATCGAAGCCGTTCGACAGATTCGCGGCGTGAGCGGCGACCGGCAGGTGGCCGGCGCCCGAACGGGCCTTGTCGCGGGGGCAGGTTCAGGGGCGCAGTACTACAACGTTCTCGTTCTCGGCGCCGCGGACTGA
- a CDS encoding cytochrome P450, giving the protein MTTATAFDPLSPEVQQDPYPYYKELRRNAPVQYIESVAAWGIFRYSDVESTFKRPEIFSAKDFTTNAFGEFDPVSEVKSIIATDPPEHSRIRRLANAGFRPGAIKAMEPKVDAVIERLLDNLEGQRSDFDLVSDFAAYVPVNVTADLLGVEDPDVREDFKRWTADLLQAPNRGVLPQGDLDRIRASVAELRAYFTEQIEYRRTHPGSDLISDLVRAEEESQTLTATEILSLVALMQFGGSETPSHLISSTVYNLFSHPEILAEVRRDPSRALAAVQETLRQNSPVQMVFQTAVEDVDVAGVTIPSGSMVFSYIAAANHDDTVFDEPEKFVLDRPNLNRHLSFATGAHHCIGAPLGRMMCAKAVGGVLARFPHLRPLEERPRWMPSYWVRGLAQYRFTA; this is encoded by the coding sequence ATGACCACTGCTACTGCCTTCGATCCCCTCAGCCCGGAAGTTCAACAGGATCCGTATCCCTACTACAAGGAACTGCGGCGCAACGCACCGGTCCAGTACATCGAATCGGTCGCAGCCTGGGGGATCTTTCGCTACTCCGACGTCGAGAGCACGTTCAAACGCCCCGAGATTTTCTCGGCCAAGGACTTCACCACCAACGCATTCGGCGAATTCGATCCGGTATCCGAGGTGAAGTCCATCATCGCCACTGATCCACCGGAGCACTCGCGTATCCGACGTTTGGCCAACGCCGGATTCCGGCCAGGTGCGATCAAAGCCATGGAACCGAAGGTCGACGCTGTGATCGAACGACTGCTCGACAACCTCGAAGGTCAGCGCTCCGATTTCGATCTGGTGTCCGATTTCGCTGCTTATGTCCCCGTCAACGTCACCGCCGACCTGCTCGGAGTGGAAGACCCGGACGTGCGAGAAGACTTCAAGCGCTGGACGGCGGATCTGCTGCAAGCGCCCAACCGAGGAGTGCTCCCGCAGGGCGATCTCGACCGCATTCGCGCGAGTGTCGCCGAGCTTCGCGCCTATTTCACCGAGCAGATCGAGTATCGACGCACGCACCCCGGAAGCGACCTGATCTCCGATCTGGTTCGCGCCGAAGAGGAGAGCCAGACGCTCACTGCCACGGAGATTCTGAGCTTGGTGGCGCTGATGCAGTTCGGCGGTTCCGAAACTCCGTCCCACCTCATCAGCTCGACCGTATACAACCTGTTCTCCCATCCCGAGATCCTGGCCGAGGTGCGCCGCGACCCGAGCCGGGCGCTGGCTGCCGTCCAGGAGACACTGCGCCAGAACTCGCCCGTGCAGATGGTGTTCCAGACCGCGGTTGAGGACGTCGATGTCGCGGGCGTGACCATCCCGAGCGGATCCATGGTGTTCTCCTACATCGCCGCAGCCAACCACGACGACACGGTGTTCGACGAACCGGAGAAGTTCGTTCTCGACCGCCCCAACCTCAATAGGCACCTGTCGTTCGCCACGGGCGCACACCACTGCATCGGTGCTCCGCTCGGGCGGATGATGTGCGCCAAGGCAGTCGGAGGCGTGCTGGCTCGCTTCCCTCATCTCCGACCGCTCGAAGAACGTCCCCGATGGATGCCTTCCTACTGGGTCCGTGGTCTTGCGCAGTACCGGTTCACTGCCTGA
- a CDS encoding class I adenylate-forming enzyme family protein, with the protein MNIGLAFSRNARRTPHSTACFAGSRALTWAQVNERACRLANLLVDRYGVARGDRVAVLVSNRIEVVELVGGCAKAGAVYVGLNFRLGEPEYADIFDNCSPMVVLADGELAPMARRLVEGSDVVVIDIDEPSEYERQLSESSTATPATETQVQPEDDFCIVYSSGTTGRPKGILFSVGATLQHSAVAVSEYELSDRTRWMIAIPHNSSMQITIAPLTLLGGAIGFADSRGFKPDRFAEEVRSNAVTHTFLVPTMLIRLLESDVGPEAIPTLRTIGYGSAPIAPDRVEALVERFGPIFVQLYGMAEVASIGTMLRKSDHALAADGRPDLFSTCGKESLAVMVRLVDDTGADVSPGESGEIVFGTPYTMTGYYREPEKTDEVLIDGWMHSGDIGQWTSDGYLKIVGRKKDLIIRGGFNIAPTEIENVLTLHEQVREAAVVGIADPEWGESIVAAVVANSSPAPSAEELTQWCRDHGLPSIKIPERIEVWDDLPRNAVGKITKAQVREKFDTRAGVS; encoded by the coding sequence ATGAATATCGGACTCGCGTTCAGTAGAAACGCCCGCCGAACTCCGCACAGCACAGCATGTTTCGCCGGTTCACGAGCTCTCACCTGGGCACAGGTGAACGAGAGGGCATGCCGATTGGCCAACCTGCTCGTCGATCGTTACGGGGTGGCCCGCGGTGATCGTGTGGCGGTGCTCGTGTCGAACAGAATCGAAGTGGTGGAGCTCGTCGGCGGGTGCGCCAAGGCGGGCGCCGTGTACGTGGGGCTGAACTTTCGCCTGGGCGAACCCGAATACGCGGACATCTTCGACAACTGCTCCCCCATGGTCGTTCTTGCCGATGGTGAGCTGGCGCCGATGGCACGACGACTGGTCGAGGGATCGGATGTCGTCGTGATCGATATCGACGAACCGAGTGAGTACGAGCGACAGCTGAGCGAATCCTCTACCGCGACTCCCGCTACGGAGACCCAGGTGCAGCCGGAGGACGACTTCTGCATCGTGTACTCGAGCGGCACCACCGGCCGTCCCAAGGGAATCCTGTTCAGTGTCGGTGCGACACTGCAGCATTCAGCGGTAGCGGTGTCCGAGTACGAGTTGTCCGACCGGACACGATGGATGATCGCGATCCCGCACAACTCGAGCATGCAGATCACCATCGCACCGTTGACCCTCCTCGGCGGAGCAATCGGCTTCGCGGACTCGCGCGGTTTCAAACCCGATCGGTTCGCCGAGGAGGTACGCTCGAACGCCGTCACACACACATTCCTCGTGCCCACCATGCTGATCAGACTGCTCGAGTCGGATGTCGGGCCCGAGGCGATCCCGACTCTCCGGACCATCGGATACGGTTCTGCACCGATCGCCCCCGACCGAGTAGAAGCCCTGGTCGAACGATTCGGACCGATCTTCGTGCAGTTGTACGGCATGGCAGAGGTTGCCTCGATCGGCACCATGCTCCGCAAGAGCGATCATGCTCTCGCCGCCGACGGACGACCGGACCTATTCTCCACATGCGGCAAGGAATCCCTGGCGGTCATGGTGCGGCTGGTGGACGACACCGGCGCCGACGTATCACCCGGCGAATCGGGAGAGATCGTCTTCGGTACGCCCTACACCATGACCGGCTACTACCGTGAACCGGAGAAAACCGACGAAGTGCTCATCGACGGATGGATGCATTCCGGGGATATCGGACAGTGGACATCCGACGGATACCTGAAGATCGTCGGCCGGAAAAAGGATCTGATCATCCGGGGCGGCTTCAACATTGCGCCGACGGAGATCGAAAACGTCCTGACGCTGCACGAGCAGGTTCGCGAGGCAGCGGTCGTCGGGATCGCGGATCCCGAATGGGGCGAATCCATCGTTGCGGCGGTGGTGGCGAACAGTTCTCCGGCGCCGTCGGCCGAGGAGCTCACCCAATGGTGCCGAGACCACGGACTGCCGAGCATCAAGATTCCGGAACGGATCGAGGTGTGGGACGATCTCCCCCGCAACGCGGTCGGCAAGATCACGAAGGCACAGGTACGAGAGAAGTTCGACACCCGGGCAGGTGTGTCATGA
- a CDS encoding enoyl-CoA hydratase/isomerase family protein, protein MADIEYTVADHIATIRLNRPHRKNAFTLEMIDTWADALIDAERRPDIRVVVLTGTGGSFCSGVDLSVLDEIEPTPLGAKNLLTKHVHRVAHAAQALSKPYLAGVSGDAFGAGMDMALLTDIRMASESARFSQAYIKVGLVPGDGGCYLLPRIVGSATALQLMWTGRVVDAHEALSLGLVSEVYPDDRLEQAVLDLAREIARQPPVAVQMIKRSARFGERHDLATALDLISSHHAVVMATDDSREARRAMAEKRSAYFVGR, encoded by the coding sequence GTGGCAGACATCGAATACACCGTGGCAGATCATATCGCCACCATTCGCCTCAACCGACCGCACCGTAAGAACGCCTTCACCCTCGAAATGATCGACACCTGGGCTGACGCTCTGATCGACGCGGAACGGCGCCCCGACATCCGCGTCGTCGTCCTGACCGGGACCGGAGGGTCGTTCTGTTCGGGTGTCGATCTTTCCGTCCTCGACGAAATCGAACCGACACCGCTCGGTGCGAAGAACCTCCTCACGAAGCATGTGCACCGGGTTGCCCACGCAGCACAGGCCCTGAGCAAGCCGTACCTGGCCGGAGTCTCGGGCGACGCGTTCGGGGCCGGAATGGATATGGCGCTGCTGACGGATATCCGGATGGCTTCGGAATCCGCGCGATTCTCCCAGGCCTATATCAAGGTGGGACTCGTTCCCGGTGACGGGGGTTGCTACCTCCTTCCCCGCATCGTCGGAAGCGCAACCGCCCTCCAGCTGATGTGGACCGGACGAGTTGTCGACGCTCACGAAGCACTGTCCCTGGGCTTGGTCAGCGAGGTGTATCCGGATGACCGACTGGAGCAGGCAGTGCTCGACCTTGCGCGTGAAATCGCACGGCAGCCTCCGGTTGCCGTGCAGATGATCAAGCGCAGTGCACGGTTCGGCGAAAGACACGACCTGGCCACAGCACTCGATCTCATTTCCTCGCACCACGCCGTCGTGATGGCCACGGACGATTCGCGGGAAGCGCGACGCGCCATGGCGGAGAAACGATCGGCGTATTTCGTCGGCCGATAG
- a CDS encoding MFS transporter yields the protein MTLQNTPEHLETPPDEVRRKRKALVAGSVGNTVEWIDWALYSALAPVFATQFFPPASAAAGLLATLAVFAVGFVMRPVGGAVLGAFTDRHGRKKGLTLTIVMMAGCAFLIALCPTYEQIGVAAPVVLLLARLVQGFSAGGEFGSSSALLVESATGMRRAFAGSWQQVSAGLGVLIAALLALGLTSVLEPDAMASWGWRAAFIVGGLLGLVGLWLRIGLDETDDFRNAREEGRIQRNPLTRMLRKHPGAALRVIGMAAAGVLIYYIWINYMPGYVSSALGTMELQTALVANTIALAYFLCLLPFVGILADRVGRKPIMIFFAAGFLLFAYPAFRLLETGGFWTLFMVEIIGVTLLAGYAGLIATVMAEQFPAEIRTTGIGFPYAIAVAVFGGTAPYVTTWLATNGMQDRVWMYVAGAALVGLVVYARMPETRDRVLN from the coding sequence ATGACACTTCAGAACACCCCGGAACATCTCGAGACGCCCCCGGACGAGGTCCGCAGAAAACGAAAGGCTCTTGTTGCCGGTTCGGTAGGCAACACGGTCGAGTGGATCGACTGGGCCCTCTACAGTGCCCTCGCTCCTGTTTTCGCGACGCAATTCTTTCCCCCGGCCTCCGCCGCGGCCGGTCTTCTGGCCACGCTCGCTGTGTTCGCGGTCGGGTTCGTGATGCGCCCCGTCGGCGGCGCAGTGCTCGGTGCCTTCACCGACCGTCACGGCCGGAAGAAGGGCTTGACACTGACGATCGTAATGATGGCGGGGTGCGCGTTCCTGATTGCACTGTGCCCCACCTACGAACAGATCGGAGTCGCAGCACCCGTCGTTCTCCTCCTCGCTCGGTTGGTCCAAGGATTCTCCGCCGGTGGCGAGTTCGGGTCATCGTCCGCGCTACTTGTGGAGTCCGCAACAGGTATGCGCAGGGCGTTCGCCGGATCGTGGCAGCAGGTATCGGCCGGACTAGGTGTGTTGATCGCAGCGCTCCTGGCGCTCGGCCTCACCTCAGTATTGGAACCGGACGCTATGGCGTCGTGGGGCTGGCGCGCGGCATTCATCGTCGGCGGACTCCTCGGGCTGGTCGGCCTGTGGCTGCGCATCGGACTCGACGAGACCGACGACTTCCGCAATGCACGCGAAGAAGGTCGTATCCAGCGGAACCCGTTGACTCGGATGCTCCGGAAGCACCCGGGCGCGGCGCTTCGGGTGATCGGGATGGCAGCGGCCGGCGTTCTGATCTACTACATCTGGATCAACTACATGCCGGGATACGTCAGCTCGGCCCTCGGCACGATGGAACTGCAGACCGCGCTGGTCGCGAACACGATCGCGTTGGCGTACTTCCTGTGCCTGCTGCCGTTCGTCGGCATACTCGCCGACCGCGTCGGCCGCAAGCCGATCATGATCTTCTTCGCAGCAGGATTTCTATTGTTCGCGTATCCCGCCTTCCGGCTGCTCGAAACCGGGGGATTCTGGACCCTGTTCATGGTGGAGATCATCGGAGTCACCCTGCTGGCCGGATACGCGGGCCTCATTGCGACGGTCATGGCCGAGCAGTTCCCCGCGGAGATCCGCACCACCGGGATCGGATTCCCCTACGCCATCGCGGTTGCAGTGTTCGGGGGGACCGCACCTTATGTCACCACCTGGCTAGCGACCAACGGCATGCAGGACCGGGTCTGGATGTATGTGGCCGGAGCCGCCCTGGTGGGCCTCGTGGTATACGCCCGAATGCCCGAAACACGTGATCGCGTACTGAACTGA